The following proteins are co-located in the Telopea speciosissima isolate NSW1024214 ecotype Mountain lineage chromosome 9, Tspe_v1, whole genome shotgun sequence genome:
- the LOC122639132 gene encoding uncharacterized protein LOC122639132 translates to MDDAGPVSVNRICIPLPMLNYPVLICAGYFSTGLNIVGWSYFFLLNGRIRFFDTGTTTPRDALTALLFAVRKGIDHAACSGLKIREIWMDNQLLSDTLPSPSKCRLPWNLFKELLYISDNSQGVILLTTVITSAFSKSFRVLQFPFFFSFIFLWFSFLKFSLQRRRRRRILLLMIMAADVSSLVQILNGYKEEELKNETSGGKSKSLITRDLLGGSGGFSSTELDLDLQVPTGWEKRLDMQSGKVYLQRCNSSISSSSSGSEHKHYHHQKQQQQNRSIPELQDLNFPPVTPSSNPLEETRLELRLVPSFDYQSVCTLDKVKSALERAERESGKKRSSSYASASSSSIKEAAKEIEEGEEKSSSSSGFESSSDLLLAAGCPGCLLYVLISKNNPKCPRCDSIVPIPLQKKPKIDLNTSI, encoded by the exons ATGGATGATGCAGGACCTGTTTCTGTTAATCGTATATGTATTCCTTTACCTATGCTCAATTACCCTGTGTTGATCTGTGCAGGATACTTCTCCACAGGACTGAACATTGTAGGATGGTCCTATTTCTTTTTGTTAAATGGCAGGATTCGGTTTTTTGACACAGGAACTACAACCCCTAGGGATGCTCTTACAGCTCTTCTTTTTGCGGTTCGTAAAGGGATCGACCATGCAGCCTGCAGTGGGTTGAAGATTAGAGAGATATGGATGGACAATCAGCTCCTCTCCGATACTCTTCCATCTCCCAGCAAATGCCGATTGCCATGGAACCTGTTTAAGGAACTATTATATATATCTGACAACTCTCAAGGGGTGATTTTGTTAACAACTGTAATCACTTCTGC aTTTTCAAAATCCTTCCGTGTTCTccaattccccttttttttctcctttatcttcCTCTGGTTTTCGTTCTTGAAGTTCTCtctgcaaagaagaagaagaagaagaattctaCTACTCATGATAATGGCGGCGGATGTGAGTTCTCTTGTTCAAATACTGAATGGGtacaaagaagaagagttgaagaACGAGACTAGTGGTGGGAAATCGAAAAGTTTGATTACTAGAGACTTGCTTGGAGGTAGTGGTGGGTTCTCTTCCACCGAATTGGATCTTGATTTGCAGGTCCCCACTGGTTGGGAGAAACGCCTCGATATGCAG TCAGGCAAAGTCTACCTACAGAGATGCAATTCTTCaatttcatcttcatcatcgGGATCAGAACACAAACATTATCATCACCAGAAACAACAACAGCAAAATCGAAGTATTCCAGAGCTTCAAGATTTGAACTTTCCTCCAGTAACACCATCATCAAACCCTTTGGAAGAGACTCGTTTGGAGCTAAGGTTGGTTCCTTCTTTTGATTACCAGAGCGTCTGTACTCTGGATAAGGTGAAATCAGCGTtggagagagcagagagagaatCGGGTAAAAAACGTTCTTCTTCGTATGCATCTGCTtcgtcttcttcaatcaagGAAGCAGCAAAGGAaatagaggaaggagaagaaaaatcatcttcttcatctggGTTTGAATCTAGTTCTGATTTGTTACTTGCTGCTGGTTGTCCTGGTTGCTTGCTTTACGTTTTGATATCGAAGAACAATCCTAAGTGCCCTCGTTGTGATTCCATTGTTCCAATTCCTCTgcagaagaaaccaaaaattgATCTCAACACTTCAATTTGA
- the LOC122640019 gene encoding uncharacterized protein LOC122640019 isoform X1: MQTQRQITWEQQQQGQIQRMKNSGIIGSESPPREDKDEDMSRSALTTFRAKEEEIERKKMEVREKVQAQIGRVEEETKRLAEIRGELEALADPMRKDVSSIRKKIDTVNKELKPLGLSCQKKEKEYKEALEAFNEKNKEKAQLITKLMELVAESERLRMKKLEELSKNIDSLR, encoded by the exons ATGCAAACACAGAGGCAAATCACTTGggagcaacaacaacaaggaCAGATTCAAAGGATGAAGAATTCAGGAATCATAGGCAGTGAAAGCCCACCAAGGGAAGACAAAGATGAAGATATGTCAAGATCTGCTCTCACAACTTTTAgagccaaagaagaagaaattgagaggaagaaaatggaggTTAGGGAGAAGGTCCAAGCTCAAATTGGTCGAGTTGAAGAGGAGACCAAACGATTAGCAGAGATCCGTGGA GAGCTTGAAGCATTGGCGGATCCAATGAGGAAGGACGTTTCTTCAATACGTAAAAAGATTGATACTGTGAACAAAGAGTTGAAACCATTGGGGCTGAGCTGCCAAAAGAAG GAGAAAGAATACAAAGAGGCCCTTGAAGCTTTCAATgaaaagaacaaggagaaagctCAACTAATTACAAAACTAATGGAG CTGGTGGCTGAAAGTGAGAGACTAAGGATGAAGAAGCTGGAGGAGCTGAGCAAGAATATTGATTCCCTGCGCTGA
- the LOC122640019 gene encoding uncharacterized protein LOC122640019 isoform X2: protein MQTQRQITWEQQQQGQIQRMKNSGIIGSESPPREDKDEDMSRSALTTFRAKEEEIERKKMEVREKVQAQIGRVEEETKRLAEIRGELEALADPMRKDVSSIRKKIDTVNKELKPLGLSCQKKEKEYKEALEAFNEKNKEKAQLITKLMEVSEK, encoded by the exons ATGCAAACACAGAGGCAAATCACTTGggagcaacaacaacaaggaCAGATTCAAAGGATGAAGAATTCAGGAATCATAGGCAGTGAAAGCCCACCAAGGGAAGACAAAGATGAAGATATGTCAAGATCTGCTCTCACAACTTTTAgagccaaagaagaagaaattgagaggaagaaaatggaggTTAGGGAGAAGGTCCAAGCTCAAATTGGTCGAGTTGAAGAGGAGACCAAACGATTAGCAGAGATCCGTGGA GAGCTTGAAGCATTGGCGGATCCAATGAGGAAGGACGTTTCTTCAATACGTAAAAAGATTGATACTGTGAACAAAGAGTTGAAACCATTGGGGCTGAGCTGCCAAAAGAAG GAGAAAGAATACAAAGAGGCCCTTGAAGCTTTCAATgaaaagaacaaggagaaagctCAACTAATTACAAAACTAATGGAGGTGAGTGAGAAATGA
- the LOC122640017 gene encoding co-chaperone protein p23-1-like isoform X2 — protein MGPAQKENTIILIRHPTVKWAQRSDKIYLTVELPDAKDVKVKLEPEGRFIFSATKDGIPYEVDIELYDKINVEESKVSSGVRNIVYVIKKAENKWWGKLVKQEAKSPVFLKVDWDKWVDEDEENEKAGMDFGDMDFSNLDMGEDDYDLDEPKDDEEAKEEEETKRKEKGDLLQRLLRRLMLDCIPQR, from the exons CCGACATCCAACTGTGAAGTGGGCACAAAGATCTGACAAGATCTACCTCACAGTTGAGTTGCCTGATGCGAAAGATGTGAAGGTTAAGCTTGAGCCTGAAGGAAGATTCATTTTCTCTGCCACAAAAGATGGTATACCATATGAAGTTGACATTGAGTTATATGACAAGATCAATGTTGAG GAAAGTAAGGTTAGTAGTGGTGTAAGAAATATAGTCTACGTTATAAAGAAAGCCGAGAATAAATGGTGGGGTAAGCTAGTcaagcaagaagcaaaatctcCTGTGTTCCTCAAAGTGGATTGGGATAAGTGggttgatgaggatgaggaaAACG AGAAAGCTGGAATGGACTTTGGTGACATGGACTTCTCG AACTTAGACATGGGTGAGGATGATTATGATTTGGATGAACCAAAGGATGATGAAG AAgcaaaagaagaggaggaaaccaaaaggaaggagaagggggacCTTCTGCAGCGGCTGCTGAGGAGACTAAT GCTTGATTGCATTCCCCAAAGATAA
- the LOC122640017 gene encoding co-chaperone protein p23-1-like isoform X1, giving the protein MGPAQKENTIILIRHPTVKWAQRSDKIYLTVELPDAKDVKVKLEPEGRFIFSATKDGIPYEVDIELYDKINVEESKVSSGVRNIVYVIKKAENKWWGKLVKQEAKSPVFLKVDWDKWVDEDEENEKAGMDFGDMDFSNLNMGGDDFDMDKPKDEKEETEAKEEEETKRKEKGDLLQRLLRRLMLDCIPQR; this is encoded by the exons CCGACATCCAACTGTGAAGTGGGCACAAAGATCTGACAAGATCTACCTCACAGTTGAGTTGCCTGATGCGAAAGATGTGAAGGTTAAGCTTGAGCCTGAAGGAAGATTCATTTTCTCTGCCACAAAAGATGGTATACCATATGAAGTTGACATTGAGTTATATGACAAGATCAATGTTGAG GAAAGTAAGGTTAGTAGTGGTGTAAGAAATATAGTCTACGTTATAAAGAAAGCCGAGAATAAATGGTGGGGTAAGCTAGTcaagcaagaagcaaaatctcCTGTGTTCCTCAAAGTGGATTGGGATAAGTGggttgatgaggatgaggaaAACG AGAAAGCTGGAATGGACTTTGGTGACATGGACTTCTCG AACTTAAACATGGGTGGGGATGATTTTGATATGGATAAACCAAAGGATGAGAAAG AAGAAACAGAAgcaaaagaagaggaggaaaccaaaaggaaggagaagggggacCTTCTGCAGCGGCTGCTGAGGAGACTAAT GCTTGATTGCATTCCCCAAAGATAA
- the LOC122640017 gene encoding co-chaperone protein p23-1-like isoform X6: MGPAQKENTIILIRHPTVKWAQRSDKIYLTVELPDAKDVKVKLEPEGRFIFSATKDGIPYEVDIELYDKINVEESKVSSGVRNIVYVIKKAENKWWGKLVKQEAKSPVFLKVDWDKWVDEDEENEKAGMDFGDMDFSKKQKQKKRKPRKKKGNLLQRMLRRLRLDCIPQR; the protein is encoded by the exons CCGACATCCAACTGTGAAGTGGGCACAAAGATCTGACAAGATCTACCTCACAGTTGAGTTGCCTGATGCGAAAGATGTGAAGGTTAAGCTTGAGCCTGAAGGAAGATTCATTTTCTCTGCCACAAAAGATGGTATACCATATGAAGTTGACATTGAGTTATATGACAAGATCAATGTTGAG GAAAGTAAGGTTAGTAGTGGTGTAAGAAATATAGTCTACGTTATAAAGAAAGCCGAGAATAAATGGTGGGGTAAGCTAGTcaagcaagaagcaaaatctcCTGTGTTCCTCAAAGTGGATTGGGATAAGTGggttgatgaggatgaggaaAACG AGAAAGCTGGAATGGACTTTGGTGACATGGACTTCTCG AAGAAACAGAagcaaaagaagaggaaaccaagaaagaagaagggaaaccTGCTGCAGCGGATGCTGAGGAGACTAAG GCTTGATTGCATTCCCCAAAGATAA
- the LOC122640017 gene encoding co-chaperone protein p23-1-like isoform X3 — MGPAQKENTIILIRHPTVKWAQRSDKIYLTVELPDAKDVKVKLEPEGRFIFSATKDGIPYEVDIELYDKINVEESKVSSGVRNIVYVIKKAENKWWGKLVKQEAKSPVFLKVDWDKWVDEDEENEKAGMDFGDMDFSNLNMGGDDFDMDKPKDEKEAKEEEETKRKEKGDLLQRLLRRLMLDCIPQR, encoded by the exons CCGACATCCAACTGTGAAGTGGGCACAAAGATCTGACAAGATCTACCTCACAGTTGAGTTGCCTGATGCGAAAGATGTGAAGGTTAAGCTTGAGCCTGAAGGAAGATTCATTTTCTCTGCCACAAAAGATGGTATACCATATGAAGTTGACATTGAGTTATATGACAAGATCAATGTTGAG GAAAGTAAGGTTAGTAGTGGTGTAAGAAATATAGTCTACGTTATAAAGAAAGCCGAGAATAAATGGTGGGGTAAGCTAGTcaagcaagaagcaaaatctcCTGTGTTCCTCAAAGTGGATTGGGATAAGTGggttgatgaggatgaggaaAACG AGAAAGCTGGAATGGACTTTGGTGACATGGACTTCTCG AACTTAAACATGGGTGGGGATGATTTTGATATGGATAAACCAAAGGATGAGAAAG AAgcaaaagaagaggaggaaaccaaaaggaaggagaagggggacCTTCTGCAGCGGCTGCTGAGGAGACTAAT GCTTGATTGCATTCCCCAAAGATAA
- the LOC122640017 gene encoding co-chaperone protein p23-1-like isoform X5, with the protein MGPAQKENTIILIRHPTVKWAQRSDKIYLTVELPDAKDVKVKLEPEGRFIFSATKDGIPYEVDIELYDKINVEESKVSSGVRNIVYVIKKAENKWWGKLVKQEAKSPVFLKVDWDKWVDEDEENEKAGMDFGDMDFSNLDMGEDDYDLDEPKDDEEETEAKEEETKKEEGKPAAADAEETKA; encoded by the exons CCGACATCCAACTGTGAAGTGGGCACAAAGATCTGACAAGATCTACCTCACAGTTGAGTTGCCTGATGCGAAAGATGTGAAGGTTAAGCTTGAGCCTGAAGGAAGATTCATTTTCTCTGCCACAAAAGATGGTATACCATATGAAGTTGACATTGAGTTATATGACAAGATCAATGTTGAG GAAAGTAAGGTTAGTAGTGGTGTAAGAAATATAGTCTACGTTATAAAGAAAGCCGAGAATAAATGGTGGGGTAAGCTAGTcaagcaagaagcaaaatctcCTGTGTTCCTCAAAGTGGATTGGGATAAGTGggttgatgaggatgaggaaAACG AGAAAGCTGGAATGGACTTTGGTGACATGGACTTCTCG AACTTAGACATGGGTGAGGATGATTATGATTTGGATGAACCAAAGGATGATGAAG AAGAAACAGAagcaaaagaagaggaaaccaagaaagaagaagggaaaccTGCTGCAGCGGATGCTGAGGAGACTAAG GCTTGA
- the LOC122640017 gene encoding co-chaperone protein p23-1-like isoform X8, giving the protein MGPAQKENTIILIRHPTVKWAQRSDKIYLTVELPDAKDVKVKLEPEGRFIFSATKDGIPYEVDIELYDKINVEESKVSSGVRNIVYVIKKAENKWWGKLVKQEAKSPVFLKVDWDKWVDEDEENEKAGMDFGDMDFSKQKKRRKPKGRRRGTFCSGC; this is encoded by the exons CCGACATCCAACTGTGAAGTGGGCACAAAGATCTGACAAGATCTACCTCACAGTTGAGTTGCCTGATGCGAAAGATGTGAAGGTTAAGCTTGAGCCTGAAGGAAGATTCATTTTCTCTGCCACAAAAGATGGTATACCATATGAAGTTGACATTGAGTTATATGACAAGATCAATGTTGAG GAAAGTAAGGTTAGTAGTGGTGTAAGAAATATAGTCTACGTTATAAAGAAAGCCGAGAATAAATGGTGGGGTAAGCTAGTcaagcaagaagcaaaatctcCTGTGTTCCTCAAAGTGGATTGGGATAAGTGggttgatgaggatgaggaaAACG AGAAAGCTGGAATGGACTTTGGTGACATGGACTTCTCG AAgcaaaagaagaggaggaaaccaaaaggaaggagaagggggacCTTCTGCAGCGGCTGCTGA
- the LOC122640017 gene encoding co-chaperone protein p23-1-like isoform X7 — protein MGPAQKENTIILIRHPTVKWAQRSDKIYLTVELPDAKDVKVKLEPEGRFIFSATKDGIPYEVDIELYDKINVEESKVSSGVRNIVYVIKKAENKWWGKLVKQEAKSPVFLKVDWDKWVDEDEENEKAGMDFGDMDFSKKQKQKKRKPRKKKGNLLQRMLRRLRLD, from the exons CCGACATCCAACTGTGAAGTGGGCACAAAGATCTGACAAGATCTACCTCACAGTTGAGTTGCCTGATGCGAAAGATGTGAAGGTTAAGCTTGAGCCTGAAGGAAGATTCATTTTCTCTGCCACAAAAGATGGTATACCATATGAAGTTGACATTGAGTTATATGACAAGATCAATGTTGAG GAAAGTAAGGTTAGTAGTGGTGTAAGAAATATAGTCTACGTTATAAAGAAAGCCGAGAATAAATGGTGGGGTAAGCTAGTcaagcaagaagcaaaatctcCTGTGTTCCTCAAAGTGGATTGGGATAAGTGggttgatgaggatgaggaaAACG AGAAAGCTGGAATGGACTTTGGTGACATGGACTTCTCG AAGAAACAGAagcaaaagaagaggaaaccaagaaagaagaagggaaaccTGCTGCAGCGGATGCTGAGGAGACTAAGGCTTGATTAA
- the LOC122640017 gene encoding co-chaperone protein p23-1-like isoform X4, whose translation MGPAQKENTIILIRHPTVKWAQRSDKIYLTVELPDAKDVKVKLEPEGRFIFSATKDGIPYEVDIELYDKINVEESKVSSGVRNIVYVIKKAENKWWGKLVKQEAKSPVFLKVDWDKWVDEDEENEKAGMDFGDMDFSNLDMGEDDYDLDEPKDDEEETEAKEEETKKEEGKPAAADAEETKA comes from the exons CCGACATCCAACTGTGAAGTGGGCACAAAGATCTGACAAGATCTACCTCACAGTTGAGTTGCCTGATGCGAAAGATGTGAAGGTTAAGCTTGAGCCTGAAGGAAGATTCATTTTCTCTGCCACAAAAGATGGTATACCATATGAAGTTGACATTGAGTTATATGACAAGATCAATGTTGAG GAAAGTAAGGTTAGTAGTGGTGTAAGAAATATAGTCTACGTTATAAAGAAAGCCGAGAATAAATGGTGGGGTAAGCTAGTcaagcaagaagcaaaatctcCTGTGTTCCTCAAAGTGGATTGGGATAAGTGggttgatgaggatgaggaaAACG AGAAAGCTGGAATGGACTTTGGTGACATGGACTTCTCG AACTTAGACATGGGTGAGGATGATTATGATTTGGATGAACCAAAGGATGATGAAG AAGAAACAGAagcaaaagaagaggaaaccaagaaagaagaagggaaaccTGCTGCAGCGGATGCTGAGGAGACTAAGGCTTGA